A stretch of DNA from Phycisphaerales bacterium AB-hyl4:
CTAAGCGATTTACGGTAGATTCTCATTGCCTTCGAGAGTCCCAGCAAACGCACAACCAAACCAAATCGGTGGATATTTGCAACCGCCACTGGATCGAATAAGGTGCCAGACATGAACACAAAAACCCAGATCGGCATCGGCGTCGTCGGCTGCGGCCACCGCATGGCGGCACTGCTGCCACACATCCCCGGCCTCGGCGGCAACATCGAAATCCGCCGACTCGCCGACCCCGACCCGCTCGCGATTCAGGAATTCCAAGCCGACATCGCACCCCGCGCCAAGGCCAGCGCCGACGCCGCACAACTCGCCGCCGACCCTGCGGTCGACTGGGTGTTCGTCGGCTCACCAAACGCACTGCACCCGGAACACGCCATCGTCGCGCTCGAAGCCGGCAAGGACGTGTTCTGCGAAAAGCCGCTGGCGACCACCGTCGACGATGCCCTGCGGATTCGCCAGGCTCACCAGGCCTCCGGCCGAACGCTGGCGCTCGGTTTCGTGCTCCGCTACACACGCCACGGCCAGGCACTGCGCCGCATCATCGACTCCGGCGTGCTTGGCAACATCCTCAGCCTCGAATTCAACGAAACGCTCCCGCTCGATCACGGCGGACACATCCACGGCAACGCCTGGCGGCGACTGACGAGCATCGGCGGCGGCCATATGCTCGAAAAATGTTCGCACGACATCGACCTCATCTCCTGGCTGCTCGATGCAAGACCCGTGCGCGTCGCCAGCTTCGGCGGCCTCCGCCTGTTCACCGCCGACAACGCCAACCACGCCGAACGCATCGGCCAGCATGAATCCGGCCGACCCGCCTTCCAGGGCTGGGGCCTGCGCCGCGACGGCGACCCGTTCGCCATGAAAAAGGACATCGTCGACCACCAGGTCGC
This window harbors:
- a CDS encoding Gfo/Idh/MocA family protein, producing MNTKTQIGIGVVGCGHRMAALLPHIPGLGGNIEIRRLADPDPLAIQEFQADIAPRAKASADAAQLAADPAVDWVFVGSPNALHPEHAIVALEAGKDVFCEKPLATTVDDALRIRQAHQASGRTLALGFVLRYTRHGQALRRIIDSGVLGNILSLEFNETLPLDHGGHIHGNAWRRLTSIGGGHMLEKCSHDIDLISWLLDARPVRVASFGGLRLFTADNANHAERIGQHESGRPAFQGWGLRRDGDPFAMKKDIVDHQVAILEFDNQARATFHTHCATAIPERRLYLCGDRGTLRADFNTGLIEVEPLGYNTTREQIDTNDEGGHGGGDRILGESLAETMLRGQTPLASVKEGIVATAVALAIDQARTNSQVVDLTPLWQQIDETSPHSTSV